One window of the Shewanella litorisediminis genome contains the following:
- a CDS encoding DUF2947 domain-containing protein, with product MQTSHIPLEQYRRKWIFNNKDLPVSDDDKACIYPLDEKSAMAVWKQLVSDKASASEHFSKADWGGRPKSWVKSDIWQDAWDCDEAALPPVVAAHFEWPDETRVFFCYDKYQAIETRWDVFVRNWKCFLFFDDGPLLISDSQPQVALFTQDGNVQLGVRS from the coding sequence TTGCAAACCAGTCACATCCCCCTCGAGCAGTACCGTCGCAAGTGGATTTTCAACAATAAAGACCTGCCGGTAAGCGATGATGACAAGGCCTGTATTTATCCTCTGGATGAAAAAAGTGCCATGGCGGTGTGGAAACAACTGGTGAGTGATAAGGCCAGCGCGTCAGAGCATTTCTCCAAGGCCGATTGGGGCGGACGCCCTAAAAGCTGGGTGAAAAGCGATATCTGGCAAGACGCCTGGGACTGCGACGAAGCCGCCCTGCCCCCCGTTGTGGCAGCACATTTTGAGTGGCCGGACGAAACCCGGGTGTTCTTTTGCTACGACAAATATCAGGCCATCGAAACCCGCTGGGATGTGTTTGTGCGTAACTGGAAATGCTTTCTGTTTTTTGATGATGGCCCACTGCTTATTTCAGACAGCCAGCCGCAGGTTGCACTCTTTACTCAGGATGGCAACGTGCAACTGGGCGTTCGCAGCTAA
- a CDS encoding chalcone isomerase family protein → MKSLLSLLLLCLSFQVVAKEVAGIALPNSLSQDNQTYVLNGAGVRSKFLMDLYVGSLYLTATTDTADKVLAQDKAIIRLDILSDLITSDKMRDAISDGFEAATDGKMDDAMKASIAAFMTLFEADIKPGDNFVLIASRDGVEAIKNDIPQPKVGDATFAKALLNIWLGEHPAQKSLKRDMLGH, encoded by the coding sequence ATGAAGTCACTCCTTTCCTTACTGTTACTCTGCCTTTCTTTTCAAGTTGTTGCCAAAGAGGTTGCGGGTATAGCTCTGCCCAATAGCCTGTCGCAGGATAATCAAACCTATGTGCTCAATGGCGCAGGGGTACGCAGCAAATTTTTGATGGACCTGTACGTGGGCAGCCTCTATCTGACCGCCACAACTGATACTGCCGACAAGGTGTTGGCGCAGGATAAAGCCATTATCCGGCTGGATATTCTGTCCGACCTTATCACCAGCGATAAAATGCGCGATGCCATTAGCGACGGCTTTGAAGCCGCAACCGATGGCAAGATGGATGACGCCATGAAGGCCAGTATCGCCGCCTTTATGACGCTGTTTGAAGCCGATATCAAACCCGGCGACAACTTCGTGCTGATTGCCAGCCGGGATGGCGTGGAAGCCATCAAAAATGATATCCCCCAGCCCAAGGTAGGTGACGCGACCTTCGCCAAAGCCCTTCTCAACATTTGGCTCGGCGAGCATCCGGCCCAGAAAAGTCTCAAGCGGGATATGCTCGGTCACTGA
- a CDS encoding DUF6268 family outer membrane beta-barrel protein gives MKMPNLSPQTSVKSTLSTASDVVTDASLNNQNAQQKSTANNSILNPGNVTLTATLCSLALLLGVMAPKAMAQGRPASLSFQAAYVSTQDAEVGQASLGRDLYMFDLKGNHGLNKNWSLGWSLGYDVLDYRWQSGDEALFAGRVTPWSSINRYNLSMSVGYRDDNWFYSLSPMLQYTWADTASSSDARSWGLVATAMHRFENGNLLGLGAIYLDDIGKNRVFPFVAVNWRLSDTFVLTNPFDAGFSGPAGLELIYEMSPAWQLGLGSSRRSQRVLLDDNGQTVEFDEWVGFLRLGWQIGQKVSLNTYAGMMFNGEMELGTGEREKLSNEAALALAFNVEF, from the coding sequence ATGAAGATGCCGAATCTGTCGCCGCAAACCTCAGTTAAGTCAACCCTATCAACTGCATCAGATGTTGTAACCGACGCGTCCCTCAACAATCAGAATGCTCAGCAAAAGAGCACTGCCAACAACAGTATCCTTAATCCCGGCAATGTTACCCTGACGGCCACGCTTTGTTCCTTAGCCTTGCTCCTGGGCGTTATGGCGCCAAAAGCCATGGCCCAGGGGCGTCCGGCGTCCTTGTCGTTTCAGGCTGCCTATGTCAGTACCCAGGATGCCGAAGTGGGGCAGGCGAGTCTGGGGCGCGATCTGTATATGTTTGACCTTAAAGGGAACCACGGACTGAATAAGAACTGGTCGCTGGGATGGTCGCTTGGTTACGATGTACTGGACTACCGCTGGCAATCCGGTGATGAAGCACTCTTTGCAGGCCGGGTAACCCCCTGGAGCTCCATCAACAGATATAACCTGTCCATGTCTGTCGGTTATCGTGATGACAATTGGTTTTATAGCCTGAGCCCCATGTTGCAGTATACCTGGGCCGATACAGCTTCTTCGTCCGATGCCCGGAGCTGGGGGCTCGTTGCCACTGCCATGCACAGATTTGAGAATGGTAACCTGCTCGGCCTTGGTGCTATCTATTTGGATGATATAGGCAAAAATCGTGTCTTCCCGTTTGTGGCTGTTAACTGGCGATTGTCGGACACCTTTGTGTTAACCAACCCCTTTGACGCAGGTTTCAGCGGGCCGGCAGGGCTTGAGCTCATCTATGAAATGTCGCCGGCGTGGCAATTGGGGCTTGGCAGCTCCCGGCGCAGCCAACGTGTATTGCTGGATGACAATGGACAAACCGTGGAATTCGACGAATGGGTAGGATTTTTACGCCTCGGCTGGCAGATAGGCCAGAAGGTGAGCCTCAACACCTATGCAGGCATGATGTTTAATGGCGAAATGGAATTGGGCACAGGGGAGCGAGAAAAACTCTCCAATGAGGCCGCTTTGGCACTGGCCTTTAACGTCGAGTTTTGA
- a CDS encoding TetR/AcrR family transcriptional regulator, translating into MTSVQSPSPSRSEQKRAAILEAAIALFCAQGFPNTSMDEVAKKAGVSKQTVYAHFGNKDDLFVASIECKCDVHEMTPDMLADVAHPEQVLMQFASRFGDMIVSEEALTVYRACLSQSETHPEVSRLYFAGGPSRILAMLSDYFSRVEATGAFRFGDVRHAAIRLCLMLYGERRLLLELGLPLQETDAERARYLKDTVKMFLAAAKS; encoded by the coding sequence ATGACATCCGTACAATCTCCCAGCCCAAGTCGCAGTGAACAAAAGCGTGCCGCCATTTTGGAAGCGGCTATTGCGCTTTTTTGCGCCCAGGGTTTTCCCAATACCAGTATGGATGAGGTGGCCAAAAAAGCGGGGGTCTCTAAACAAACCGTCTATGCTCATTTTGGCAACAAGGATGATTTGTTTGTCGCCTCAATCGAATGCAAATGCGATGTGCATGAAATGACTCCCGACATGCTGGCGGATGTAGCACATCCAGAGCAGGTGTTGATGCAGTTTGCCAGTCGTTTTGGCGACATGATTGTCAGCGAAGAAGCCTTGACTGTTTACCGGGCCTGTTTGTCACAGTCAGAGACTCACCCTGAAGTTTCCCGTTTGTATTTTGCCGGTGGGCCAAGCCGTATACTGGCGATGCTCAGCGACTATTTCTCCAGAGTGGAGGCGACGGGGGCATTCCGGTTTGGGGATGTGCGTCATGCTGCTATCAGATTATGCCTGATGCTATACGGGGAAAGGCGCCTGCTGTTGGAGCTGGGATTGCCACTGCAAGAGACAGACGCCGAGCGTGCCCGTTATCTGAAAGACACAGTGAAAATGTTTTTGGCTGCCGCAAAAAGCTGA
- a CDS encoding efflux RND transporter periplasmic adaptor subunit, with the protein MNAMNCHKWIRQLPLFLGLSLLSACQEKDAGPFSDNNPPTVITQSLSLSEGYQRPLEFSGTIRAANTTGVGFELAGKLSGLFADSGNRVQKGQLLAALDTSLLEAEQQELKAALSQNSADLSLAQSTLKRSQELKKQGYVSSQQLDELEGRLGSLEGARERLKASLYANTLKLEKSRLLAPFDGSIGSRSFNLGEVVPLGQPVFVLVEDKAAQAHVGVPADIAKTLTQGQLMDLRVGREHYRAVLAGINPAIDPVTRTVGLRLSLPPDAHVLNGEIAYLNYQQQVNTPGFWVPVSALTDGLRGLWNLYVVEPHGENEFVVERRDVEILFTDKDRAYLVGALKAGDEIVTQGLHKLVVGEHVQPMTALATR; encoded by the coding sequence ATGAATGCAATGAATTGCCACAAGTGGATAAGACAGCTACCTCTGTTCCTGGGGCTGAGTCTCTTGTCCGCCTGTCAGGAAAAGGATGCCGGGCCGTTCAGTGACAATAACCCGCCCACAGTTATCACCCAAAGCCTGAGTCTGAGCGAGGGCTATCAAAGGCCGCTGGAATTCAGTGGCACCATTCGCGCCGCCAACACCACAGGTGTGGGCTTCGAACTCGCCGGCAAGCTCAGTGGCCTCTTTGCCGACAGCGGCAACCGGGTACAAAAAGGCCAGCTGCTCGCGGCGCTTGATACCAGCCTGCTGGAAGCCGAGCAGCAAGAACTCAAAGCAGCGCTGAGCCAAAACAGTGCCGATCTCAGCCTGGCTCAATCTACCCTCAAACGCAGCCAGGAACTCAAGAAACAAGGGTATGTGTCCAGCCAACAGCTGGATGAACTCGAAGGACGACTGGGTAGTCTCGAAGGCGCCCGGGAGCGTCTGAAGGCCAGTCTGTATGCCAATACCCTGAAACTGGAAAAGTCCCGACTGCTGGCCCCATTTGACGGCAGCATCGGCAGCCGCAGCTTCAATCTCGGAGAAGTCGTTCCCTTGGGGCAGCCGGTGTTCGTTCTGGTTGAAGACAAAGCCGCCCAGGCCCATGTTGGCGTACCGGCTGACATAGCCAAGACGCTTACCCAGGGCCAACTGATGGATCTGCGCGTGGGCCGCGAGCATTACCGCGCGGTGCTCGCCGGTATTAACCCCGCCATAGACCCTGTAACCCGCACTGTGGGGCTTAGGCTGTCGCTGCCACCCGATGCTCACGTCCTCAACGGTGAAATTGCCTACCTTAATTATCAGCAGCAGGTGAATACCCCGGGCTTTTGGGTGCCTGTGTCTGCACTCACCGATGGGCTTCGTGGTCTTTGGAATCTTTACGTGGTTGAGCCCCATGGGGAAAACGAATTTGTGGTCGAGCGCCGGGACGTGGAAATCCTCTTCACCGATAAAGACAGGGCCTATCTTGTTGGCGCCCTCAAAGCGGGAGACGAGATTGTCACCCAGGGATTGCACAAACTGGTGGTGGGCGAGCATGTCCAGCCCATGACAGCCCTTGCCACGAGGTAG
- a CDS encoding efflux RND transporter permease subunit has product MIKAFVENGRLAALFIALLLVAGLGAMSALPRLEDPHITNRYASVITHYPGASAERVEALVTEVLENQLRRLEELKLIQSTSRPGISVIQLELKDDITETDPVWSRARDLMADSRAKLPEGALNPTLDDQIGYANTVILGLAWRGGGEPRVDILGRYAKEMQSRLRLLPGTDFAHLYGAPSEEILVELDGNKVNQLSLTPGDIAQILTAADSKIAAGEIHNSHFRALVEVSGELDSQTRIRQVPLKVDASGQIIRLGDVARVSRQYKSPPDTLALLSGERGIMVSARMLNNTRVDKWLAQVRSTVSELEAGMPANIEVQWLFEQESYTVTRLGELAMNLLQGFIIILLVLMLTLGLRNALVVSLSLPLTALFTLACMRAVDLPIHQMSVTGLVVALGIMVDNAIVIVDAISQRRQEGQARLEAVGNTLKHLWLPLAGSTITTILAFAPIVLMPGAAGEFVGGIAISVMFALAGSYLISHTLIAGLAGRFSPANEGNDWRAHGIRMPKLASAYEGLLGKVLQRPLTSALLIGLLPLLGFMASGRMTEQFFPPSDRDMFQIEVYLAPQVSLERSQITVAAMDKLLEQTDGIERIDWVVGGNIPSFYYNITQRQQGAANYAQAMVKVKNFDTANALIPELQRTLDREFPEAQVLVRKLEQGPPFNAPVELMVYGPSLEELRRIGDDIRAILASHDKVIHTRATLSPGAPKVQLAVDEDASLMSGLTLTDIANQVQMATTGRSGGSILEQTESLPVRVRLDNSMREQQGRLAAIELVSRAGSGIPLSALSQTHITVSRGAIPRRNGQRVNTLEAYIQTDVLPARVLGDVRERIDALPLPPGYHIEVGGESAKRNEAVGNLLSSVALVITLLLATVVLSFNSFRLTGIILLSAAQSAGLGLLAVYLFDYPFGFTVIIGLLGLMGLAINAAIVILAELEDVADARQMSLQTLVKTVASCTRHITSTTITTVGGFLPLIIAGGGFWPPFAVAIAGGTVLTTLLSLVWVPVMYRLLMQKRVQAQLSVQPV; this is encoded by the coding sequence ATGATTAAAGCCTTTGTGGAAAATGGCAGGCTGGCGGCGCTGTTTATTGCGCTCTTGCTGGTTGCCGGTCTTGGCGCCATGAGTGCCCTGCCCCGACTCGAAGACCCCCATATCACCAACAGATATGCCTCTGTCATTACTCACTATCCGGGCGCCTCTGCAGAGCGGGTAGAAGCCCTTGTTACTGAGGTGCTGGAAAACCAGTTAAGGCGGCTGGAAGAATTAAAGCTTATCCAGTCCACCTCCAGACCGGGCATTTCGGTAATTCAGCTGGAGCTGAAGGACGATATCACCGAAACCGACCCCGTCTGGTCCCGGGCCAGAGACTTAATGGCCGACAGCCGGGCTAAGTTGCCCGAAGGAGCACTTAACCCCACCCTTGACGATCAGATTGGCTACGCCAATACCGTTATTCTGGGTCTTGCGTGGCGCGGTGGTGGCGAGCCCAGAGTCGATATTCTCGGGCGGTACGCCAAAGAGATGCAGAGTCGCCTGCGACTGTTGCCCGGTACCGACTTTGCCCACCTCTATGGTGCCCCCAGCGAAGAAATACTGGTGGAGCTCGATGGCAACAAGGTCAATCAACTCTCGTTAACCCCCGGTGACATAGCGCAAATACTCACCGCAGCCGACAGTAAAATCGCCGCGGGTGAAATCCACAACAGCCACTTCCGCGCCCTGGTCGAGGTATCGGGGGAGCTGGACTCCCAAACCCGCATCCGCCAGGTTCCCCTCAAGGTGGACGCCTCAGGTCAGATAATCCGCCTGGGTGACGTTGCCCGCGTCAGTCGCCAATACAAGTCTCCGCCCGATACCCTGGCACTCCTGTCCGGCGAGCGCGGCATCATGGTCAGCGCCCGCATGCTCAATAACACCCGGGTAGACAAGTGGCTCGCCCAGGTTCGCAGCACAGTATCCGAGCTCGAAGCCGGTATGCCCGCCAATATCGAGGTACAGTGGCTGTTTGAGCAGGAGAGCTACACAGTCACCCGCTTGGGTGAGCTGGCAATGAACCTGCTGCAGGGCTTTATCATCATCCTGCTGGTGTTGATGCTTACCCTGGGGCTTCGCAATGCACTGGTCGTCTCACTGTCATTGCCCCTTACCGCGCTTTTTACCCTGGCATGCATGCGCGCGGTGGATTTACCCATTCATCAGATGTCAGTCACGGGCCTGGTGGTGGCGCTGGGGATCATGGTGGATAACGCCATTGTGATAGTGGATGCCATTTCCCAAAGAAGGCAGGAAGGGCAGGCACGGCTCGAAGCGGTCGGCAATACCTTAAAGCACCTGTGGCTGCCTTTGGCCGGTTCTACCATTACCACCATACTCGCCTTTGCTCCCATCGTGCTGATGCCGGGCGCAGCGGGCGAATTTGTGGGTGGCATTGCCATATCCGTGATGTTTGCCCTCGCCGGTTCCTACCTTATCTCTCATACCCTGATTGCCGGATTGGCCGGGCGTTTCAGTCCCGCAAACGAAGGCAACGACTGGCGCGCCCATGGCATTCGCATGCCAAAGCTAGCCAGTGCTTACGAAGGGCTGCTCGGCAAAGTCCTGCAACGCCCCCTGACCAGCGCACTGCTGATAGGCCTGTTGCCCCTGTTGGGCTTTATGGCATCAGGTCGCATGACAGAGCAATTCTTCCCGCCTTCTGACAGGGATATGTTCCAGATTGAAGTGTATCTTGCCCCCCAGGTGAGCCTGGAGCGCAGCCAAATCACAGTGGCGGCCATGGACAAACTGCTGGAGCAAACCGATGGCATAGAGCGCATCGATTGGGTGGTCGGCGGCAACATCCCCTCTTTTTATTACAATATCACCCAGCGCCAGCAGGGGGCGGCCAACTATGCCCAGGCCATGGTGAAAGTGAAGAATTTCGATACCGCCAATGCCCTCATCCCCGAGCTGCAACGCACCCTCGACAGAGAGTTTCCCGAAGCGCAGGTGCTGGTTCGAAAACTGGAGCAGGGGCCGCCATTTAACGCACCCGTGGAGCTGATGGTGTACGGCCCGTCGCTGGAGGAACTCAGACGCATCGGCGATGACATCCGGGCCATTCTCGCCTCACACGACAAGGTGATCCATACCCGCGCCACCCTGAGCCCGGGCGCACCCAAGGTACAGCTGGCGGTGGACGAGGATGCGTCGCTCATGAGCGGGCTGACGCTCACCGATATCGCCAATCAGGTGCAAATGGCCACCACAGGCAGAAGCGGCGGCAGCATACTGGAACAGACAGAGTCGCTGCCGGTGCGGGTACGTCTCGATAACAGCATGCGCGAGCAGCAAGGGCGCCTTGCCGCCATAGAGCTGGTGTCCCGCGCGGGCAGCGGCATCCCCCTGTCGGCACTGTCTCAAACGCACATCACAGTCAGCCGCGGCGCCATTCCACGGCGTAACGGCCAGCGGGTCAATACCCTTGAGGCCTACATTCAAACCGATGTGTTGCCTGCCAGGGTCCTGGGCGACGTCCGTGAGCGCATTGATGCCCTGCCCTTGCCGCCGGGATATCACATTGAAGTGGGCGGCGAGAGCGCCAAGCGAAATGAGGCTGTGGGCAATCTGTTGTCATCGGTGGCCCTGGTCATCACCTTGTTGCTGGCCACTGTGGTACTCAGTTTCAACTCCTTCCGCCTGACCGGCATCATACTGCTCAGCGCAGCGCAGTCGGCAGGACTTGGGCTGCTTGCGGTGTACCTGTTTGATTATCCTTTCGGCTTTACGGTGATCATCGGCTTGCTGGGGTTAATGGGGCTTGCCATTAACGCCGCCATCGTGATTTTGGCCGAGCTTGAGGATGTGGCCGATGCCAGACAGATGTCATTGCAAACCCTGGTGAAAACCGTGGCCAGCTGCACCCGCCACATCACATCGACGACCATAACCACGGTAGGGGGATTTTTACCGCTGATTATTGCCGGAGGGGGATTTTGGCCACCTTTTGCGGTGGCCATTGCCGGTGGAACCGTGCTGACGACCCTGTTGTCGTTGGTGTGGGTACCTGTAATGTATCGCCTGCTGATGCAAAAACGCGTGCAGGCTCAACTCTCGGTTCAGCCGGTGTGA
- a CDS encoding YdcH family protein → MLGENHLLSNEFPDYSELIQSLKSSNSDFSAKARRYHELDHKIRGLEVNKVPTTDEHFSALKLERAELKDKIYHTLKAHTG, encoded by the coding sequence ATGCTGGGAGAAAACCACCTTCTTTCCAATGAGTTTCCCGATTACAGCGAGCTTATCCAAAGTCTAAAATCCAGTAACAGCGACTTCAGCGCCAAAGCCAGACGTTATCACGAACTGGATCATAAGATCCGTGGTCTGGAGGTCAACAAAGTGCCCACCACAGATGAACACTTCTCAGCCCTCAAACTCGAGCGTGCCGAGCTGAAAGACAAAATTTACCATACCCTCAAGGCTCACACCGGCTGA
- a CDS encoding TonB-dependent receptor domain-containing protein → MKQSKLALSLALLMGTAVSPLWAEEQALDQDKVERIAVTGSNIMRVDMEGATPITTITADDIAKAGFATVGDALRSSNLNAFGSWGGGSNNGWGSQATVQLKGASAFHTLTLLDGKRMAKSPVMDGGAANINTIPMAAVERIEILTDGASAIYGTDAIAGVVNIILKKDFQGIQFDGRMDRPSQEGGDSSNLSFTGGLSSDKGHLVFTFEHYEVDRIMQSDRWYTQPFLKEGGNPNDYQDWVNISPTGRTLTQGGAGGWVYSAPFANADRRCADVYGDKFMGVLEDSDYPGDTLCAYDYTKAAATSVDQRRDNTLLHYTYELGDEIQLTARAYWASNETMDISAPVPGKISIPQGLPAYTTEEGLELVELLPDPYAAMTFRFDTAGDRVAEHHDNIYDYLLALNGNHDDWSWDLSVNYNKYANFTWGTGYQLVGATSDLVGYWDDASNSFVGWDPRDPNSVMPGGATANYDKRMNATYLDINGGVSLDLFELPGGLSAMYLGGGYREETLDSRVDALAEAGLIVGGNGGSGGSGERDVKAVYAEFVLPLLESVELNLAGRYDHYSDFGSTFNPQVSLRYKPVDALLLRTSWGTGFRAPTLSDLYQGTSEGFGYITNYLNCYTEGEDIDACARRDYAPTRTGGNQELEPEESESLNFGVVWNITDDISFSVDYWQLETTNLIEELSASEIVRTQAKLWEAADAAGVPRPDVSDIYPSTSISRLGNGKIDYVVSQKLNLGLSEREGLDLKADAKFDTGFGELTLGLGWSHYFKYKSTYAEAGEQILGDDLAGREGVPEDRINLTMAYHYGDHALNYYGNFIGTQTSWDYIEGTEELYELDSAWTHNLSYSYVLPWNNSVSVGVTNLTDEDPVFAYDGTYNGNLYDIRGRTYWAAFRQSF, encoded by the coding sequence GTGAAACAGAGCAAACTGGCATTGAGTTTGGCGTTGCTGATGGGCACGGCTGTCAGCCCTCTTTGGGCTGAAGAGCAGGCGTTGGATCAGGACAAGGTAGAGCGTATTGCGGTTACCGGCTCCAATATTATGCGGGTGGACATGGAAGGAGCGACCCCCATCACCACCATCACAGCCGACGACATCGCCAAGGCAGGCTTTGCCACGGTGGGCGACGCCTTAAGAAGTTCCAACCTCAATGCCTTTGGCTCCTGGGGCGGTGGGTCAAACAATGGATGGGGTTCCCAGGCCACGGTTCAGCTCAAGGGGGCTTCGGCCTTTCATACCCTGACGCTGCTTGACGGCAAACGCATGGCCAAATCACCTGTGATGGACGGCGGGGCTGCCAACATCAATACCATCCCCATGGCGGCGGTTGAGCGCATTGAAATCCTCACCGATGGGGCCTCTGCCATTTATGGCACCGATGCCATCGCCGGTGTGGTGAACATCATTCTGAAAAAAGACTTTCAGGGCATTCAGTTTGATGGCCGTATGGACAGACCTTCTCAGGAGGGGGGAGACTCGTCCAATCTGTCCTTTACCGGTGGTTTAAGTTCAGACAAGGGCCATCTGGTCTTCACCTTTGAACACTACGAAGTGGACCGCATTATGCAGTCCGATCGCTGGTATACCCAGCCGTTTCTCAAGGAAGGCGGCAATCCCAACGACTATCAGGATTGGGTGAATATCAGTCCCACCGGCCGTACCCTGACTCAGGGCGGCGCCGGTGGCTGGGTTTACTCGGCGCCTTTTGCCAATGCCGACAGGCGCTGCGCCGATGTATACGGCGACAAGTTCATGGGTGTGCTGGAGGACTCGGATTACCCCGGTGATACCCTGTGTGCCTACGATTACACCAAGGCTGCGGCAACCTCGGTGGATCAGCGCCGCGATAATACCCTGCTGCACTATACCTACGAGCTTGGTGATGAAATTCAGCTCACTGCCCGTGCTTACTGGGCGTCCAACGAAACCATGGACATTTCTGCACCGGTGCCCGGCAAGATTTCCATTCCGCAGGGCTTGCCGGCTTACACCACTGAAGAAGGTCTTGAGCTGGTGGAGCTGCTGCCAGACCCCTACGCGGCCATGACGTTCCGCTTCGATACCGCAGGGGACAGGGTTGCCGAACACCACGACAACATCTACGACTACCTGCTGGCACTCAACGGCAATCACGACGATTGGAGCTGGGATCTGTCGGTAAACTATAACAAGTACGCCAACTTTACCTGGGGTACCGGCTATCAATTGGTGGGGGCCACCTCTGATCTGGTGGGTTACTGGGATGATGCCAGCAACAGCTTTGTGGGCTGGGATCCCCGCGACCCCAATTCGGTAATGCCAGGCGGCGCCACCGCCAACTACGACAAGCGCATGAATGCCACCTACCTCGACATCAATGGCGGCGTGTCGCTGGACTTGTTTGAACTGCCCGGTGGTTTGTCGGCCATGTATCTGGGTGGCGGCTACCGTGAAGAAACCCTCGACTCCAGAGTGGATGCCCTGGCGGAAGCCGGGCTGATTGTGGGCGGAAACGGCGGCAGTGGCGGCTCGGGTGAGCGTGACGTTAAAGCGGTGTATGCCGAGTTTGTGCTGCCCTTGCTTGAAAGTGTCGAGCTGAACCTCGCCGGTCGTTACGACCATTACTCTGATTTTGGCAGTACCTTTAACCCTCAGGTGTCACTGCGCTACAAGCCGGTTGATGCGCTCTTGCTGCGTACTTCATGGGGCACAGGTTTCAGGGCGCCGACCTTGTCTGATCTGTACCAGGGCACCTCTGAGGGCTTTGGCTATATCACCAACTACCTCAACTGTTACACCGAAGGAGAGGATATAGACGCCTGTGCCCGCCGCGACTATGCGCCGACCCGTACCGGTGGTAATCAGGAGTTGGAGCCGGAAGAGTCGGAGTCTCTTAACTTTGGTGTGGTGTGGAATATCACCGACGATATCAGCTTCTCGGTGGATTACTGGCAGCTTGAGACCACCAACCTGATTGAAGAGCTCTCCGCCAGTGAGATAGTCCGTACCCAGGCCAAACTGTGGGAAGCGGCCGATGCCGCCGGTGTGCCGCGTCCTGATGTGTCGGATATCTATCCCTCCACTTCAATTTCCCGTCTGGGTAATGGCAAGATTGACTATGTTGTCAGCCAGAAGCTCAATCTGGGTCTGTCTGAGCGTGAAGGCCTGGATCTCAAGGCCGATGCCAAGTTTGACACCGGTTTTGGTGAACTGACTCTGGGGCTGGGCTGGTCACACTACTTCAAGTACAAGTCCACCTATGCCGAGGCTGGCGAGCAAATTCTGGGGGATGACCTGGCCGGTCGTGAAGGGGTACCGGAAGACCGCATCAACCTGACCATGGCCTACCACTATGGTGATCATGCCCTGAATTATTACGGCAACTTCATTGGCACCCAAACCAGCTGGGATTACATCGAGGGCACAGAAGAGCTGTACGAGCTCGACAGCGCCTGGACCCACAACCTCAGTTACAGCTATGTATTGCCATGGAACAACAGTGTCTCTGTGGGGGTCACCAACCTGACCGATGAAGATCCGGTATTTGCCTACGATGGCACATACAACGGCAATCTTTACGATATTCGTGGTCGCACCTACTGGGCGGCATTCCGTCAGTCGTTCTAA